GTGTGGAGCAGTTGCCACTGGCGGAGGACCGTATCCTGGACATACGCGGGGCGATGGGTACCAGCCGTATCGAGATCAAGGATGGCCAGGCGCGCTTCGTGGCCTCTCCCTGCACGAACAAGCTCTGCATCCTGCACGGCTGGCAGCGGCACGCCGGGGAGACCACGGCCTGCGTACCCAACCGGGTGAGCCTGCGCATCCTCGGCCGCGATGCCCGCTACGATGCAATCAATTTCTGATCAAGGGAGGATCGCGATCCCCCTGGAACGGCACATGCAAGTAACCACTACCCGAGAGGATTATCGGATTGCCTGGCTCACCGCCCTGGCGGTGGCCATCCATCTGGTCGAGGCGACCCTGCCCAGCCCCCTGCCGGGGATCAAACCGGGGCTGGCCAACGTCATCACCATCGTCGTGCTGTTGCGCTTCGGCTGGGGCAGCGCGGCCTGGGTAAGCCTGTTGCGGATCCTGGTCAGCAGCTTGCTGCTAGGCACCTTCCTGTCACCGACCTTCGTCCTGAGCCTGGGCGGGGCGACGGCCAGCATCGCGGTACTGTGGGTCGCCAGCCGTCGCTGGACCCCCGCTTTCGGGCCGCTCGGTCTCAGTGTCCTGGCCGCACTGGCGCACATGAGCGGACAATTCGGACTGGCCTT
The genomic region above belongs to Gammaproteobacteria bacterium and contains:
- a CDS encoding NusG domain II-containing protein; the protein is MRGWLTGADGVLLVAAIALIGWLYVSVWGPSSMPLEIEIWSQGERVEQLPLAEDRILDIRGAMGTSRIEIKDGQARFVASPCTNKLCILHGWQRHAGETTACVPNRVSLRILGRDARYDAINF
- a CDS encoding Gx transporter family protein, yielding MQVTTTREDYRIAWLTALAVAIHLVEATLPSPLPGIKPGLANVITIVVLLRFGWGSAAWVSLLRILVSSLLLGTFLSPTFVLSLGGATASIAVLWVASRRWTPAFGPLGLSVLAALAHMSGQFGLAFALFIPHPGLLHLLPVLLTAALLFGITSGIIARMMLQGLPENTP